A DNA window from Labrys wisconsinensis contains the following coding sequences:
- a CDS encoding NepR family anti-sigma factor — translation MVDQGPKTARSRRTPALPKDAQVKIGEKLKALYDDVVSQPVPDRFKDLLARLDGGSPAMSTGQPETMPGRPEGVTE, via the coding sequence ATGGTTGATCAAGGCCCCAAGACCGCGCGGTCGAGACGGACGCCGGCCTTGCCGAAGGACGCGCAGGTCAAGATCGGGGAAAAGCTCAAGGCGCTCTACGACGATGTGGTCAGCCAGCCGGTGCCGGACCGGTTCAAGGATCTCCTGGCCAGGCTTGACGGCGGCTCGCCGGCCATGAGCACGGGACAGCCCGAGACGATGCCGGGACGCCCGGAGGGGGTGACGGAATGA
- a CDS encoding response regulator has translation MSITDLIGPHLPYLRRFARALSGSQDSGDAYVVATLETLVADRQALRTDIDPKLAFYQLFLSIWNGAPINGKAPIRLEPDAKLEHLTPRSRQAFLLTSVEGFSHANAATVMGVDPPAFEALIDQAAREIAEQVATEVLIIEDEPIIAMDLEALVEGLGHTVTDVARTRAEAVKAVARARPGLVLADIQLADGSSGLDAVNDILGDFTVPVIFITAYPERLLTGAKPEPTFLITKPFQANTLKAVISQALFFDQKSSRIVDAA, from the coding sequence ATGTCGATAACCGACCTGATCGGGCCGCATCTGCCCTATCTGCGCCGCTTCGCCCGCGCGTTGAGCGGCAGCCAGGACAGCGGCGATGCCTATGTCGTGGCGACGCTGGAAACGCTCGTCGCCGATCGTCAGGCCCTCAGGACCGACATCGACCCCAAGCTCGCCTTCTACCAGCTGTTCCTGTCGATCTGGAACGGCGCGCCGATCAACGGCAAGGCGCCGATCCGGCTGGAGCCGGACGCCAAGCTGGAGCATCTCACGCCCCGGTCCCGCCAGGCCTTCCTCCTCACCAGCGTCGAGGGCTTCTCGCACGCCAATGCCGCGACGGTGATGGGCGTCGATCCCCCCGCCTTCGAGGCCCTGATCGACCAGGCCGCCCGCGAGATCGCCGAGCAGGTTGCGACCGAGGTGCTGATCATCGAGGACGAGCCGATCATCGCCATGGACCTGGAAGCCCTGGTAGAGGGCCTCGGCCATACCGTCACCGACGTCGCCCGCACCCGCGCCGAGGCGGTCAAGGCGGTGGCGCGAGCCCGGCCGGGCCTGGTGCTGGCCGACATCCAGCTCGCCGACGGCAGCTCCGGCCTCGATGCCGTCAACGACATCCTCGGCGACTTCACGGTGCCGGTGATCTTCATCACCGCCTATCCCGAGCGCCTGCTGACCGGCGCCAAGCCGGAGCCGACCTTCCTGATCACCAAGCCCTTCCAGGCCAACACGCTGAAGGCGGTGATCAGCCAGGCGCTGTTCTTCGACCAGAAATCGTCCCGGATCGTCGACGCCGCCTGA
- a CDS encoding CsbD family protein, which yields MNWDRIEGNWKQFKGKAQAQWGKLTEDDLDVVEGKRTELAGKIQERYGIAKDQAERQIDDWLNRAQH from the coding sequence ATGAATTGGGATCGTATCGAAGGCAATTGGAAGCAGTTCAAGGGGAAGGCCCAGGCTCAGTGGGGCAAGCTCACCGAAGATGACCTCGATGTCGTCGAAGGAAAGCGCACGGAGCTCGCGGGAAAGATCCAGGAACGTTACGGTATCGCCAAGGATCAGGCGGAGCGTCAGATCGACGACTGGCTGAACCGCGCGCAGCATTGA
- a CDS encoding acyloxyacyl hydrolase, translating into MIHRLLRAACLLVAAISPAAAADAPAPEGAPAMVGDPFFDEVRIGVYNHALGSPEHGGIDLNGELLFGKPFHTDDWTESLIPRPMIGGTLNFAGKTSTVYFGAAWHFVPFDAPWFVEFTAGGSYNNGQLEDTHNDMNPLGCHWLFRESASIGYQFDEHWSVMATFEHNSNANLCFENRGLSNLGMRVGYKF; encoded by the coding sequence ATGATTCATCGTCTACTTCGGGCCGCCTGCCTCCTCGTGGCGGCTATCTCCCCCGCGGCTGCGGCCGATGCGCCGGCGCCCGAGGGCGCGCCGGCCATGGTCGGCGACCCCTTCTTCGACGAGGTGCGCATCGGCGTGTACAATCACGCCCTGGGCAGCCCGGAGCACGGCGGCATCGACCTCAACGGCGAATTGCTGTTCGGCAAGCCCTTCCACACCGACGACTGGACGGAATCGCTGATTCCCCGCCCGATGATCGGCGGCACGCTCAATTTCGCCGGCAAGACCAGCACGGTCTATTTCGGCGCCGCCTGGCACTTCGTGCCGTTCGATGCGCCGTGGTTCGTCGAGTTCACGGCCGGCGGCAGCTACAACAACGGTCAGCTGGAAGACACCCACAACGACATGAACCCGCTGGGGTGCCACTGGTTGTTCCGGGAGTCCGCCTCGATCGGCTACCAGTTCGACGAGCACTGGAGCGTGATGGCGACGTTCGAGCACAATTCCAATGCGAATCTGTGCTTCGAGAACCGCGGCCTGTCGAATCTCGGCATGCGCGTCGGTTACAAGTTCTAG
- a CDS encoding SDR family oxidoreductase — protein MELGLTGRTALVCASSRGLGRACALELARAGCTVVINGRDAEALEATARDIRAETGARVVPVLADIATREGQDAAIGAAPEIDILVTNNGGPPFRDFRAVDREAMLAGVVGNMITPIELVQRLIDGMVDRRFGRIVNITSASVKMPLAGLDLSSGARAGLTGFLAGVARSVAHANVTINFLLPGSFDTRRLQSGLERQAQSRGVDVAAVRREEEASIPARRIGTPAEFGAACAFLCSAQAGYITGQSLLIDGGAYPGVL, from the coding sequence ATGGAGCTCGGATTGACGGGACGCACGGCCCTGGTCTGCGCCTCGAGCCGGGGCCTGGGGAGGGCCTGCGCGCTGGAGCTCGCCCGGGCGGGCTGCACGGTGGTGATCAACGGCCGCGACGCCGAGGCGCTCGAGGCGACGGCCCGGGACATCCGGGCCGAGACCGGCGCCCGGGTGGTGCCGGTCCTCGCCGACATCGCCACCCGCGAGGGCCAGGACGCCGCGATCGGCGCGGCGCCCGAGATCGACATCCTGGTCACCAACAATGGCGGGCCGCCCTTTCGCGACTTCCGGGCCGTCGACCGCGAGGCGATGCTGGCCGGCGTGGTCGGCAACATGATCACGCCGATCGAGCTGGTGCAGCGCCTGATCGACGGCATGGTGGACCGGCGCTTCGGCCGGATCGTCAACATCACCTCCGCCTCGGTGAAGATGCCGCTCGCCGGGCTCGACCTCTCCAGCGGAGCGCGTGCCGGCCTGACCGGCTTCCTCGCCGGCGTCGCCCGTTCGGTCGCCCATGCCAACGTCACCATCAACTTCCTGCTGCCCGGCTCCTTCGACACGCGGCGGCTGCAGTCCGGGTTGGAGCGCCAGGCGCAGAGCCGCGGCGTCGACGTCGCGGCGGTGCGCCGGGAAGAGGAGGCATCGATCCCGGCCCGGCGCATCGGCACGCCGGCGGAGTTCGGCGCGGCCTGCGCCTTCCTGTGCTCGGCCCAGGCCGGCTACATCACCGGCCAGAGCCTGCTGATCGACGGCGGTGCCTATCCCGGGGTGCTGTGA
- a CDS encoding polysaccharide deacetylase family protein, whose protein sequence is MTVAEKLHSWPRVAGFGPPTEVALPRNLAAGLAFAAALLSPAAIEARAAQSPSPACIALTFDDGPDATLTPRLLDILEKNGVPATFFVVGRRMAEAPGLVRREHADGDEIGNHTWDHQPLPSLGEDAIVAEIARTDAAIEAEAGLRPTFIRPPYGVITPAVEDVLRRHGLMRPLASWDIDSFDWLHGNAVWSAFLAARAAPGSVILLHDIHPSTIDAVPRIIAAVRARGLGFATLSTLGSCRGPATALAASTAAGRPGWTVRLLRPLRSLIGGIGS, encoded by the coding sequence GTGACCGTCGCGGAAAAGCTGCATTCCTGGCCGAGGGTCGCGGGTTTCGGCCCACCGACGGAGGTTGCACTGCCCCGAAACCTCGCCGCAGGCCTGGCGTTCGCCGCCGCCCTGCTTTCCCCCGCGGCGATCGAGGCCCGGGCCGCGCAGTCCCCCTCCCCGGCCTGCATCGCGCTGACCTTCGACGACGGTCCGGATGCGACGCTGACGCCGCGCCTCCTCGACATCCTGGAGAAGAACGGCGTCCCCGCCACCTTCTTCGTCGTCGGCCGACGCATGGCGGAGGCGCCAGGCCTGGTCCGGCGCGAGCACGCCGACGGCGACGAGATCGGCAATCACACCTGGGACCACCAGCCCCTGCCCAGCCTCGGCGAGGACGCCATCGTCGCCGAGATCGCCCGCACCGACGCGGCGATCGAGGCCGAGGCCGGCCTGCGCCCGACCTTCATCCGCCCGCCCTACGGCGTGATCACGCCGGCGGTCGAGGACGTGCTGCGCCGGCACGGGCTGATGCGCCCGCTGGCCTCCTGGGACATCGACAGCTTCGACTGGCTGCACGGCAACGCCGTCTGGAGCGCCTTCCTGGCCGCCCGGGCCGCGCCGGGCTCGGTGATCCTGCTGCACGACATCCATCCCTCGACCATCGACGCCGTGCCGCGCATCATCGCGGCCGTGCGGGCCCGGGGGCTGGGCTTCGCCACCCTCTCCACGCTCGGCAGCTGCCGCGGGCCGGCAACGGCGCTCGCCGCATCCACCGCCGCGGGCCGGCCGGGCTGGACGGTGCGGCTGCTCCGGCCCCTGCGCAGCCTCATCGGCGGCATCGGCTCCTGA
- the trhA gene encoding PAQR family membrane homeostasis protein TrhA: MIDEDGKPVRLVWSFSRAELIADGVVHVLGSTFALSAGVTLVVLCALFATGPSLAAASVYAVTLVATFGISAAYNVWPVCRTKWTLRRFDHATIFLLIAGTYTPFLMQVPDRWVSVGLLSGVWLVALAGTVLKLGFPGQLDRLSIGLYLALGWSGLLASNTVMAVLPPSAIWLIGIGGVLYTVGVVFHVWEKLRFQNAVWHGFVLAAAGCHYAAVVDSLVLAPA, from the coding sequence ATGATCGACGAAGACGGCAAGCCGGTCAGGCTGGTGTGGAGCTTCAGCCGGGCGGAGCTGATCGCCGACGGCGTGGTGCACGTGCTCGGCAGCACCTTCGCGCTCTCGGCCGGCGTCACCCTGGTCGTGCTCTGCGCCCTGTTCGCCACCGGGCCGTCGCTGGCGGCGGCATCGGTCTACGCCGTCACCCTGGTCGCCACCTTCGGCATCTCGGCCGCGTACAATGTCTGGCCGGTCTGCCGCACCAAGTGGACGCTGCGGCGCTTCGACCATGCCACGATCTTCCTGCTGATCGCCGGCACCTACACCCCGTTCCTGATGCAGGTGCCGGACCGCTGGGTCAGCGTCGGGCTGCTCTCCGGCGTCTGGCTCGTCGCCCTGGCCGGCACGGTGCTGAAGCTCGGCTTTCCCGGCCAGCTCGACCGCCTGTCGATCGGCCTCTATCTCGCCCTGGGCTGGAGCGGCCTGCTGGCGAGCAACACCGTCATGGCGGTGCTGCCGCCCTCGGCGATCTGGCTGATCGGCATCGGCGGCGTGCTCTACACGGTCGGCGTCGTCTTCCACGTCTGGGAGAAGCTGCGCTTCCAGAACGCGGTCTGGCACGGCTTCGTGCTCGCCGCGGCCGGATGCCACTATGCCGCGGTGGTCGACAGCCTGGTGCTGGCGCCGGCCTGA
- a CDS encoding extracellular catalytic domain type 1 short-chain-length polyhydroxyalkanoate depolymerase, with protein MASLQQTLVELERLRRQWARSLPADPAFAGPSDRLREVAAFGPDPGNLRMLAYVPPLLAAPRALVVVLHGCTQTAAGYDHGSGWSALAERHGFCLLYPEQRAANNPKLCFNWFAEADTRRGEGEVRSIRSMIETMIRAHGIDRSRVHITGLSAGGAMACAMLATSPELFAAGGIVAGLPYGAATSVREAFEAMARGRDRPAEAWGDGIRAASAHRGPWPRITVWHGEADATVAPANAEALVRQWLDVHGIDAASVRNQPVPGASRRIWSGPRGVAVEAWLVPGMGHGTPLKTSGAGDDVCGHAGPFMIEAGISSTFAMAGAWGLTEQRMPARPAEPGGKTGRPGPDLPMRSTEVAASIRRALAAAGLGRPRT; from the coding sequence ATGGCCAGCTTGCAGCAGACCCTTGTCGAACTGGAGAGGCTGAGGCGGCAATGGGCCCGCTCGCTGCCGGCCGACCCGGCCTTCGCCGGACCGTCCGATCGCCTGCGCGAGGTCGCCGCCTTCGGTCCCGACCCGGGCAACCTGCGCATGCTCGCCTATGTGCCGCCGCTCCTGGCGGCGCCGCGGGCGCTGGTCGTGGTGCTGCACGGCTGCACCCAGACGGCCGCCGGCTACGACCACGGCTCGGGCTGGTCGGCCCTGGCGGAGCGCCACGGCTTCTGCCTGCTCTACCCCGAGCAGCGGGCGGCCAACAATCCCAAGCTCTGCTTCAACTGGTTCGCCGAGGCCGATACCCGGCGCGGCGAGGGCGAAGTGCGCTCGATCCGCTCGATGATCGAGACCATGATCCGGGCGCACGGCATCGACCGCAGCCGCGTCCACATCACCGGCCTGTCCGCCGGCGGCGCCATGGCCTGCGCCATGCTGGCAACCTCGCCGGAACTGTTCGCGGCGGGCGGCATCGTCGCCGGCCTGCCCTATGGGGCCGCGACGTCGGTGCGCGAGGCTTTCGAGGCGATGGCGCGCGGCCGCGACCGGCCGGCCGAGGCCTGGGGCGACGGCATCCGGGCCGCCTCGGCCCATCGCGGCCCCTGGCCCCGCATCACCGTCTGGCACGGCGAGGCCGATGCGACCGTGGCTCCGGCCAATGCCGAGGCCCTGGTGCGGCAATGGCTCGACGTCCACGGCATCGACGCCGCGAGCGTCCGCAACCAGCCGGTGCCCGGTGCGTCCAGGCGGATCTGGTCGGGTCCGCGCGGCGTCGCGGTGGAGGCCTGGCTCGTTCCCGGCATGGGCCACGGCACGCCGCTGAAGACGTCAGGCGCCGGCGACGACGTCTGCGGCCACGCCGGTCCCTTCATGATCGAGGCGGGGATCTCGTCGACCTTCGCGATGGCCGGCGCCTGGGGCCTCACCGAGCAGCGCATGCCGGCGCGGCCGGCGGAGCCCGGCGGCAAGACCGGCCGGCCGGGGCCGGATCTGCCGATGCGGAGCACCGAGGTCGCGGCTTCGATCCGCCGCGCCCTGGCCGCCGCCGGCCTGGGGCGGCCCCGGACCTGA
- a CDS encoding mannitol dehydrogenase family protein, producing the protein MTKLSTSSLPDLRSPVRVPTYDRSAVRGGILHFGVGNFHRAHQAAYIDDLLEHGSDMRWGIVGAGVLPGERPGWQKLRDQDWLTTVVEQDVEHIDARVTGAMVDFLAPGDAAAIVERLCDPSIAIVSLTITEGGYFRDASGAFAADHPAVLGDAARPESPATVFGIMLAGLRRRRSAGIAPFTVVSCDNIPHNGHVTASALKGLAGVRDPDLAAWIEDNVACPDGMVDRITPRTSDEQVLLLRERFGIEDNWPVFCEPFRQWVLEDHFPLGRPALEEVGVEFVADVAPYESMKIRILNGGHAALAYPAALLGHRFVHDAMGDPLIRSFLDKLEREEIIPTVGLIPGTDMSAYFRSVARRFGNPAIADTIQRLCFDGSNRQPKFILPVARDRLRATGRARGLALVSALWCRYCQGSMETGGRVEANDPQWDRLRETADAARARPGAWLDMSDIYGDLGQSEAFAADFREELRHIWDHGTASALSRFASAGD; encoded by the coding sequence ATGACAAAGCTTTCGACATCATCGCTTCCGGATCTGCGATCGCCGGTCCGCGTTCCCACCTATGACAGGTCGGCGGTCCGCGGCGGGATCCTTCACTTCGGGGTGGGCAATTTTCACCGCGCCCATCAGGCGGCCTATATCGACGATCTCCTGGAGCACGGGTCCGACATGCGCTGGGGGATCGTCGGCGCCGGCGTTCTCCCCGGCGAGCGCCCCGGCTGGCAGAAGCTCCGGGACCAGGACTGGCTGACCACGGTGGTGGAGCAGGATGTCGAGCACATCGACGCGCGCGTGACGGGCGCGATGGTCGATTTCCTGGCTCCCGGCGATGCGGCCGCGATCGTCGAACGCCTCTGCGATCCCTCGATCGCCATCGTGTCGCTGACCATCACGGAGGGCGGCTATTTCCGCGACGCGTCGGGGGCCTTCGCCGCGGATCACCCGGCCGTGCTCGGCGACGCGGCGAGGCCCGAATCGCCTGCGACGGTCTTCGGCATCATGCTCGCCGGCCTGCGTCGCCGCCGCTCCGCCGGCATTGCGCCCTTCACGGTCGTGTCCTGCGACAACATTCCCCACAATGGCCACGTGACGGCGAGCGCGCTGAAGGGCCTGGCCGGCGTCCGGGATCCGGACCTGGCGGCCTGGATCGAGGACAATGTCGCCTGCCCCGACGGCATGGTCGATCGCATCACGCCCAGGACCAGCGACGAGCAGGTGCTCCTGCTGCGGGAGCGGTTCGGCATCGAGGACAATTGGCCGGTCTTCTGCGAGCCGTTCCGGCAATGGGTGCTGGAAGACCATTTCCCGCTGGGGCGCCCGGCGCTGGAAGAGGTGGGCGTCGAGTTCGTCGCCGACGTCGCGCCCTACGAATCCATGAAGATCCGGATCCTCAACGGCGGCCACGCCGCGCTCGCCTACCCCGCCGCGCTGCTCGGCCATCGCTTCGTCCATGACGCGATGGGCGATCCGCTGATCCGCTCGTTCCTGGACAAGCTGGAGCGGGAGGAGATCATTCCGACGGTGGGGCTCATACCGGGCACGGACATGAGCGCCTATTTCCGCTCGGTCGCGCGGCGCTTCGGCAATCCGGCCATCGCCGACACCATCCAGCGGCTCTGCTTCGACGGCTCGAACCGGCAGCCCAAATTCATTCTGCCGGTCGCGCGCGACCGGTTGCGGGCGACGGGGCGTGCCCGCGGCCTGGCGCTGGTTTCGGCGCTGTGGTGCCGATACTGCCAGGGATCCATGGAAACGGGCGGGCGCGTCGAGGCGAACGATCCTCAATGGGACCGGCTGCGCGAGACGGCGGATGCGGCACGCGCCCGGCCGGGCGCATGGCTCGACATGTCCGACATCTACGGCGACCTCGGCCAATCCGAGGCGTTCGCGGCCGATTTCCGCGAGGAGCTGCGGCACATCTGGGACCATGGCACCGCGAGCGCTCTCTCGAGGTTCGCATCGGCCGGGGATTGA
- a CDS encoding ABC transporter permease subunit gives MTSTDLPAADASRRRLALAGTLRGLGMLPALVLIAILFQLLSGYVETGGLSWASGRFGTWSNLSIVAQQASINTVLAAGMTFVILTGGIDLSVGSVLAASAMAALIVSLIPGWGMLGLVAALVTGGLLGLANGALIAFMRLPPFIVTLGSMTAVRGLARLFGEDKTVFNSSLPFAFIGNGTIFGVPWLMVIALATVVISWLILRRTVLGLRIYAIGGNAEASRLAGIKVWSILLFVYGMSGLLAGLGGAMSAAKLYAANGLQLGGSYELDAIAAVILGGTSFVGGVGSIWGTLVGALIIAVLSNGLILTGVSDIWQFIIKGLVIIGAVALDRVRSSSSART, from the coding sequence ATGACCTCCACCGACCTCCCCGCGGCAGACGCCTCGCGCCGCAGGCTGGCCCTGGCCGGCACCTTGCGCGGCCTCGGCATGCTGCCCGCGCTCGTGCTGATCGCCATCCTGTTCCAGCTGCTGTCCGGCTATGTCGAGACCGGCGGCCTGTCCTGGGCCAGCGGCCGCTTCGGCACCTGGAGCAACCTGTCGATCGTCGCCCAGCAGGCCTCGATCAACACGGTCCTGGCGGCCGGCATGACCTTCGTGATCCTCACCGGCGGCATCGATCTCTCGGTGGGCTCGGTGCTGGCGGCCTCGGCCATGGCAGCCCTCATCGTCTCGCTGATACCCGGCTGGGGCATGCTGGGCCTGGTGGCCGCGCTGGTGACCGGCGGCCTGCTCGGCCTGGCCAACGGGGCGCTGATCGCCTTCATGCGCCTGCCGCCCTTCATCGTCACCCTGGGCTCGATGACGGCCGTGCGCGGCCTCGCCCGCCTGTTCGGCGAGGACAAGACGGTGTTCAACTCGAGCCTGCCCTTCGCCTTCATCGGCAACGGAACCATCTTCGGCGTTCCCTGGCTGATGGTGATCGCGCTCGCCACGGTCGTGATCTCGTGGCTGATCCTGCGCCGCACCGTGCTGGGGCTGCGCATCTATGCCATCGGCGGCAATGCCGAGGCCTCGCGCCTCGCCGGCATCAAGGTCTGGTCGATCCTGCTGTTCGTCTACGGCATGTCCGGCCTGCTGGCGGGCCTGGGCGGGGCGATGTCCGCCGCCAAGCTCTATGCCGCCAACGGCCTGCAGCTCGGCGGATCCTACGAGCTCGACGCCATCGCCGCCGTCATCCTCGGCGGCACCAGCTTCGTCGGCGGCGTCGGCTCGATCTGGGGCACGCTCGTCGGCGCCCTGATCATCGCCGTGCTCTCCAACGGCCTGATCCTGACCGGCGTCTCCGACATCTGGCAATTCATTATCAAGGGCCTGGTGATCATCGGCGCGGTCGCGCTCGATCGCGTCCGTTCGTCCAGCAGCGCGAGGACCTGA
- a CDS encoding sugar ABC transporter ATP-binding protein — protein sequence MSEDGMNAGAAPPFLDMRNVSKTFGRVQALKGVSFDVRPGEIHALMGENGAGKSTLMKILSGAYVPDAGSEILIDGRKVAINGPMAARQLGIATIYQELALAPNLTVAENIYLGREPRRAGFIDRAAMNAGVEDVLLRLGATFTARDKVADLSIAERQLVEIARAVHARSRMLIMDEPTTTLSERETERLFALVRQLRQEGLAIVYISHRMKEVYDLADRVTVLRDASYVGTLEREAMTPAKVVRMMVGRDLSSFYKKEHDAHQSRGPLILCVRDIADGRRIQPCSFDIHEGEVLGIAGLVGAGRTELARLIYGADPKLSGSVAVDGREVAIRSPLDAIEAGIAYLTEDRKLLGLMLDMSVSENINLGVIGRDALAGALLDRGRGRRRAAEAIQATGIRTASPDAPVGGLSGGNQQKVLLSRLLETRPRVLILDEPTRGVDIGAKSEIYRLIDRLAREGVGIAVISSELPEIVGICDRVLVLREGHIAGELGGANGEPITQENIMAIATSAAKAAA from the coding sequence ATGAGCGAAGACGGCATGAACGCGGGCGCGGCGCCTCCATTCCTGGACATGCGCAATGTCTCCAAGACGTTCGGGCGGGTCCAGGCGCTCAAGGGCGTGTCGTTCGACGTCAGGCCCGGCGAAATCCATGCCCTGATGGGCGAGAACGGCGCCGGCAAGTCGACCCTGATGAAGATCCTCTCCGGCGCCTATGTGCCCGATGCCGGATCGGAGATCCTGATCGACGGACGGAAGGTCGCGATCAACGGGCCGATGGCGGCCAGGCAATTGGGCATCGCCACCATCTATCAGGAGCTCGCCCTCGCTCCGAACCTGACCGTCGCGGAGAACATCTATCTCGGCCGCGAGCCGCGCCGGGCCGGCTTCATCGACCGCGCGGCGATGAACGCGGGCGTCGAGGACGTGCTGCTGCGCCTCGGGGCGACCTTCACGGCGCGCGACAAGGTCGCGGACCTCTCGATCGCCGAGCGCCAGCTGGTCGAGATCGCCCGCGCCGTGCATGCCCGCTCGCGCATGCTGATCATGGACGAGCCGACCACCACCCTCTCCGAGCGCGAGACCGAGCGGCTGTTCGCCCTGGTGCGCCAGCTCAGGCAGGAGGGGCTGGCCATCGTCTATATCAGCCACCGCATGAAGGAGGTCTACGACCTCGCCGACCGCGTCACCGTGCTGCGCGATGCCAGCTATGTCGGCACGCTGGAGCGCGAGGCGATGACGCCGGCGAAGGTCGTGCGCATGATGGTGGGGCGCGACCTCTCCTCCTTCTACAAGAAGGAGCACGACGCCCATCAGAGCCGCGGGCCGCTCATCCTCTGCGTGCGCGACATCGCCGACGGCAGGCGGATCCAGCCCTGCTCCTTCGACATCCATGAAGGCGAGGTGCTCGGCATTGCCGGCCTGGTCGGGGCGGGACGCACCGAGCTCGCCCGCCTGATCTACGGCGCCGACCCGAAACTATCGGGCTCGGTCGCGGTCGACGGCCGCGAGGTGGCCATCCGCTCGCCGCTCGATGCCATCGAAGCCGGCATCGCCTACCTGACCGAGGACCGCAAGCTGCTCGGCCTGATGCTCGACATGTCGGTGTCGGAGAACATCAACCTGGGCGTGATCGGCCGCGATGCGCTGGCCGGCGCCCTGCTCGATCGCGGCAGGGGCCGCCGGCGCGCCGCCGAGGCGATCCAGGCGACCGGCATTCGCACCGCCTCGCCCGATGCGCCGGTCGGCGGCCTGTCGGGCGGCAACCAGCAGAAGGTCCTGCTGTCGCGCCTGCTCGAGACCAGGCCGCGCGTGCTGATCCTGGACGAGCCGACCCGCGGCGTCGACATCGGTGCCAAGTCGGAGATCTACCGCCTGATCGACCGGCTGGCGCGCGAGGGCGTCGGCATTGCCGTGATCTCCTCCGAGTTGCCGGAAATCGTCGGCATCTGCGACCGCGTCCTGGTGCTGCGAGAAGGCCATATCGCCGGCGAGCTCGGCGGCGCGAACGGCGAGCCGATCACGCAGGAAAACATCATGGCCATCGCCACGTCGGCCGCAAAGGCCGCGGCGTGA